Proteins from a single region of Lelliottia sp. JS-SCA-14:
- a CDS encoding gamma-glutamylcyclotransferase family protein codes for MRIFVYGSLRTRQGNSHWMTNAQLLGNYNIENYQLYSLGHYPGAVPGNGTVQGEVYRIDNATLAELDALRTRGGEYARQLIQTPYGSAWMYVYQRPVDGLKLIESGNWLDRDQY; via the coding sequence ATGCGAATATTTGTATACGGCAGTTTACGAACCAGGCAAGGCAACAGTCACTGGATGACGAACGCCCAGTTGCTGGGAAATTACAATATCGAGAACTACCAGTTGTACAGTCTGGGCCACTATCCAGGCGCGGTTCCGGGGAACGGAACGGTACAGGGTGAAGTTTATCGTATTGATAACGCTACACTTGCCGAACTTGATGCCTTGCGCACCAGGGGCGGTGAATATGCACGCCAGTTGATCCAGACTCCGTATGGCAGTGCATGGATGTACGTGTACCAGCGTCCGGTCGATGGATTGAAACTGATTGAAAGCGGTAACTGGTTAGACAGAGACCAGTACTGA
- a CDS encoding AbrB/MazE/SpoVT family DNA-binding domain-containing protein produces the protein MRITIKKWGNSAGMVIPGTVMKELGLQPGQSMEAQVMNNQLVLTPVAKRYTLQELLAQCDTTAPEISEQDIWGSSGPVGDEVW, from the coding sequence ATGCGTATAACCATCAAAAAATGGGGAAACAGTGCAGGTATGGTCATTCCAGGCACAGTGATGAAAGAACTCGGTTTACAACCGGGTCAGAGTATGGAGGCTCAGGTAATGAATAATCAGTTAGTGCTCACTCCGGTGGCAAAGCGTTACACACTTCAGGAACTGCTGGCGCAGTGCGATACGACAGCACCAGAGATCAGCGAACAGGACATCTGGGGATCATCCGGCCCCGTGGGTGATGAAGTATGGTAA
- a CDS encoding type II toxin-antitoxin system ChpB family toxin produces the protein MVTRPIFERGDIVLVGLDPVRGHEQQGESRPALVLSVGDFNQLGMTLIAPVTQGGNFARYAGFSVPLSCEEGDIQGVVLVNQIRMLDLNARQAKRLGVAADEVVEDVLLRLQTLID, from the coding sequence ATGGTAACGCGCCCGATCTTTGAGCGTGGAGATATTGTGCTCGTCGGGCTTGATCCCGTAAGAGGCCATGAGCAACAAGGGGAGAGTCGGCCGGCGCTTGTTCTGTCAGTCGGTGATTTTAATCAGTTAGGCATGACGTTAATTGCCCCTGTCACTCAGGGGGGCAACTTCGCTCGTTATGCGGGTTTCAGCGTGCCGCTGAGCTGTGAAGAGGGGGACATTCAGGGCGTGGTTCTGGTTAACCAGATCAGGATGCTGGATCTCAATGCCCGACAGGCTAAACGGCTGGGTGTGGCCGCAGATGAAGTGGTTGAAGATGTGCTGTTGCGTTTGCAAACGCTTATCGACTGA
- a CDS encoding TonB-dependent receptor domain-containing protein, whose translation MKTRQLMMFTGMVALTGTLVLPAQADDEMVVTATGFSQQKKEAPATISTVDRKTLDIQPDQTIGDAIKNIPGVSVSNGGSDMANGSIMMRGMDSSYTAFMVNSVKQNTSESRPYGQDIGAEAGFLPPMEAIERIEVIRGPMSSLYGSDALGGVVNVITKKPYGVADWTGAIAANTWLQEHKDLGNTSQLNLFAMGPLIQDKLGLSIAADGLDRRDDERQNYFGKHNRKSVDATLGLKASDNNLFDLNVVVGEQEKNRTKKRGTPWMWKFDRDAVTLTHTGWYAEDTIATTNYINYEKGRSKYLLDNTSPEYVQTENYVANSQTTFTLDNHKLTVGANFTREELNDNFYESGKTLPGVEPVTKVTRNGWAVFAEDAWTINDFTLTSSARGDYDSYFGAHMTPKLYGNWAITDAWALKGGISAGYKKPELRATSDQFVTPHGSTPPYPFLTVGNDDLKPEKSVNAETGLYWTGESVSLDGTVFYTQFKDKISEQTICETTATNQCEVNGYKADSVDKYFNVSKADVYGIELNGDWQVTQDLKANANYTYNHSEQKSGVDKGYALNDYPRHMANVSLNWAATQSLDLWSNANYRSSNRDSNSGTKYEAYTLVDIGARYKLNKNTQLLAGIYNLFDADPKRTTSWGDYGQLEGRRYNLGARIEF comes from the coding sequence ATGAAAACGCGTCAATTAATGATGTTCACAGGCATGGTGGCGTTAACCGGCACGCTGGTTTTGCCCGCACAGGCAGACGATGAGATGGTGGTCACCGCCACCGGCTTTTCACAACAGAAAAAAGAAGCGCCCGCCACGATTTCCACGGTCGATCGCAAAACGTTGGATATTCAGCCCGACCAGACCATCGGCGATGCGATTAAAAATATCCCCGGCGTCTCCGTCTCTAACGGCGGCAGCGATATGGCCAACGGCAGCATCATGATGCGCGGGATGGACTCGAGCTACACGGCGTTTATGGTCAACAGCGTGAAGCAAAACACCAGCGAATCGCGCCCGTACGGCCAGGATATCGGCGCCGAAGCGGGCTTTTTACCGCCGATGGAAGCCATCGAGCGCATCGAAGTGATTCGCGGCCCGATGTCTTCCCTGTACGGCTCTGACGCCCTCGGCGGCGTGGTCAACGTGATCACCAAAAAACCTTACGGCGTGGCCGACTGGACGGGCGCTATCGCCGCCAACACCTGGCTGCAGGAGCATAAAGATCTGGGCAACACCAGTCAGCTGAACCTGTTCGCGATGGGGCCGCTGATTCAGGACAAGCTGGGCCTGAGCATTGCCGCTGACGGGCTGGATCGTCGCGATGACGAGCGCCAGAACTACTTCGGCAAGCACAACCGCAAATCCGTCGATGCTACGCTGGGCCTGAAAGCCAGCGACAATAACCTCTTCGACCTGAACGTGGTTGTGGGCGAGCAGGAAAAAAACCGCACCAAAAAACGCGGTACGCCGTGGATGTGGAAGTTCGATCGCGACGCCGTGACCCTCACCCATACGGGCTGGTACGCGGAGGACACCATTGCGACAACCAACTACATCAACTACGAGAAAGGGCGTTCGAAGTATCTGCTGGACAACACCTCGCCTGAGTACGTGCAGACTGAAAACTACGTGGCCAACTCGCAAACCACCTTCACTCTGGATAACCACAAGCTCACCGTCGGGGCGAACTTCACGCGCGAAGAGCTGAACGACAATTTCTATGAGTCAGGCAAAACGCTGCCGGGCGTCGAGCCCGTCACCAAAGTGACGCGCAACGGCTGGGCAGTGTTTGCAGAAGACGCCTGGACGATCAACGATTTTACCCTGACCAGCTCCGCACGCGGCGATTACGACAGCTATTTCGGCGCACACATGACGCCAAAACTGTACGGCAACTGGGCGATTACCGATGCCTGGGCGCTGAAGGGCGGGATCTCCGCGGGCTATAAAAAACCGGAGCTGCGCGCCACCTCGGATCAATTCGTCACCCCGCACGGGTCGACGCCGCCGTATCCGTTCCTGACCGTGGGTAACGACGATCTGAAACCAGAGAAAAGCGTCAACGCAGAAACGGGACTCTACTGGACCGGCGAATCTGTGTCGCTGGATGGCACCGTCTTCTACACCCAGTTCAAGGACAAAATCTCTGAGCAGACGATCTGCGAAACCACCGCCACCAACCAGTGCGAAGTGAACGGCTACAAAGCGGATTCCGTCGATAAATACTTTAACGTCAGCAAAGCCGACGTTTACGGTATCGAGCTGAATGGCGACTGGCAGGTCACCCAGGATCTGAAAGCCAACGCGAACTACACGTACAACCACAGCGAGCAGAAATCCGGTGTGGATAAGGGCTACGCGCTGAACGACTACCCGCGTCACATGGCGAATGTGTCACTGAACTGGGCGGCGACGCAGTCTCTGGATCTGTGGAGCAACGCGAACTACCGCAGCAGCAACCGGGACAGCAACAGCGGCACGAAATATGAGGCTTACACGCTGGTCGATATCGGCGCGCGCTATAAGCTGAACAAGAATACGCAGCTGCTGGCGGGGATCTATAACCTGTTCGATGCGGACCCGAAACGCACTACCTCGTGGGGCGATTACGGGCAACTCGAAGGGCGTCGGTATAATCTTGGGGCGAGGATTGAGTTTTAA
- a CDS encoding YncE family protein: protein MTLHNVKTLSTSIRAAMAAALMLTSVSGFSAALPEKDFVTQPVGHGVYELAYDGQAKVLFAASAPSFDKDQTKGKIYKLNLEDLTGTGVIETTRRAFATALDEDNHLLYVGNTLEGSVTVIDTRTGKELAVIQLADTSNPKDIAHTREMVLDKQHHRLYVTAVVEKGIVWVIDTEKRQLVNTLTDMGEYPTGLAVDAEKNRLYVVNGKNGLIVVDTQSDKILSRFNVEPEKKHFFLNIALDSKNNRAFLTDPDLPKVLVVDIRTGKVLHHIDVTNSLAVLYNEKRNEIYVTHRNGKLISIIDSQTYKVKNSIATTAMPNSLALSTDGNVLYASVKQDEKVAKEKPDYVIRIALDKL, encoded by the coding sequence ATGACCCTACACAATGTGAAGACCCTCAGCACCTCGATTCGCGCGGCAATGGCAGCGGCACTCATGCTGACCAGCGTGTCTGGCTTCTCGGCTGCATTGCCAGAGAAAGACTTTGTCACCCAGCCCGTGGGCCACGGTGTTTACGAGCTGGCCTACGACGGACAGGCAAAAGTGCTGTTTGCCGCCAGCGCCCCCTCGTTTGATAAAGACCAAACCAAAGGCAAAATCTACAAGCTGAACCTGGAAGATCTGACGGGAACGGGCGTGATTGAAACCACGCGCCGGGCCTTTGCCACCGCGCTTGACGAAGATAATCATCTTCTCTACGTGGGCAACACGCTGGAAGGATCCGTCACCGTGATCGACACCCGGACCGGCAAAGAGCTGGCGGTTATCCAGCTCGCCGATACCAGCAATCCGAAAGATATCGCCCATACCCGCGAAATGGTGCTCGATAAACAGCATCACCGCCTGTACGTCACCGCCGTGGTGGAAAAAGGTATCGTCTGGGTGATCGACACCGAAAAGCGCCAGCTGGTTAACACCCTGACCGATATGGGCGAATACCCAACCGGGCTGGCGGTGGACGCGGAGAAAAATCGTCTGTACGTGGTCAACGGTAAAAACGGGCTGATCGTCGTCGATACCCAGAGCGACAAGATCCTCAGCCGTTTCAACGTCGAACCAGAGAAAAAACACTTCTTCCTGAATATCGCGCTGGACAGCAAAAACAATCGCGCCTTCCTGACTGACCCGGATCTCCCGAAGGTTCTGGTGGTGGATATCCGCACCGGCAAAGTGCTCCATCACATCGACGTCACCAACTCGCTGGCGGTGCTTTACAACGAAAAGCGTAACGAGATTTACGTCACGCACCGCAACGGCAAACTCATCAGCATTATCGACAGCCAGACGTACAAGGTGAAAAACAGCATTGCCACCACCGCGATGCCGAACAGTCTCGCCCTCTCCACCGACGGGAACGTGCTCTATGCCAGCGTCAAACAGGACGAGAAAGTGGCGAAAGAGAAACCGGATTACGTCATCAGAATCGCCCTCGATAAGCTCTGA
- the ppa gene encoding inorganic diphosphatase, producing the protein MSLLNVPAGKELPEDIYVVIEIPANADPIKYEIDKDTGALFVDRFMSTAMFYPCNYGYINHTLSLDGDPVDVLVPTPYPLAPGSVVRCRPVGVLKMTDEAGEDAKLVAVPHTKLSKEYDHIKDVNDLPELLKAQITHFFEHYKDLEKGKWVKVDGWDNAEAAKAEIVASFERAAKK; encoded by the coding sequence ATGAGCTTACTCAACGTCCCTGCGGGTAAAGAACTGCCGGAAGACATCTACGTTGTTATCGAAATCCCGGCCAACGCAGATCCTATCAAATACGAAATCGACAAAGACACCGGTGCGCTGTTCGTTGACCGTTTCATGTCCACCGCGATGTTCTATCCGTGCAACTACGGTTACATCAACCACACCTTGTCTCTGGACGGTGACCCGGTAGACGTTCTGGTCCCGACTCCGTACCCACTGGCCCCAGGTTCTGTGGTTCGCTGCCGTCCAGTTGGCGTGCTGAAAATGACCGACGAAGCCGGTGAAGATGCGAAACTGGTTGCGGTTCCGCACACCAAACTGAGCAAAGAGTACGATCACATCAAAGATGTGAACGACCTGCCAGAACTGCTGAAAGCGCAGATCACTCACTTCTTCGAGCACTACAAAGATCTCGAGAAAGGCAAATGGGTTAAAGTTGACGGCTGGGACAACGCAGAAGCAGCGAAAGCTGAAATCGTTGCCTCCTTCGAGCGCGCTGCGAAGAAGTAA
- the ytfQ gene encoding galactofuranose ABC transporter substrate-binding protein YtfQ translates to MWKRLLLVTAVSAAMSSMAMAAPLTVGFSQVGSESGWRAAETNVAKSEAQKRGITLKIADGQQKQENQIKAVRSFIAQGVDAIFIAPVVATGWEPVLKEAKDAEIPVFLLDRSIDVKDKSLYMTTVTANNVLEGQLIGDWLIKQVDGKPCNVVELQGTVGASVAIDRKKGFAEAIAKAPNIKIIRSQSGDFTRSKGKEVMESFIKAENNGKNICMVYAHNDDMVIGAIQAIKEAGLKPGKDILTGSIDGVPDIYKAMIDGEANASVELTPNMAGPAFDALEKFKKDGTKPEQLTITKSTLYLPDTAKEELEKKKNMGY, encoded by the coding sequence ATGTGGAAGCGCTTACTTCTTGTCACAGCAGTTTCGGCAGCCATGTCGTCTATGGCGATGGCCGCCCCTTTAACCGTCGGTTTTTCGCAGGTCGGATCAGAATCCGGCTGGCGCGCGGCTGAAACCAACGTCGCGAAAAGCGAGGCCCAAAAGCGCGGTATCACGCTGAAAATCGCCGATGGTCAGCAAAAACAGGAAAACCAGATCAAAGCGGTGCGTTCGTTTATCGCCCAGGGCGTTGACGCCATTTTCATCGCGCCGGTGGTGGCGACAGGCTGGGAACCGGTGCTGAAAGAAGCGAAAGACGCTGAAATTCCGGTGTTCCTGCTCGACCGTTCCATTGATGTGAAAGACAAATCTCTCTATATGACCACCGTCACCGCCAACAACGTGCTCGAAGGGCAGCTGATCGGTGACTGGCTGATTAAACAGGTGGATGGCAAGCCGTGTAACGTCGTGGAGCTGCAGGGCACCGTTGGCGCGAGCGTGGCAATCGACCGTAAGAAAGGCTTTGCGGAAGCCATCGCCAAAGCGCCAAACATCAAAATTATCCGCTCTCAGTCCGGCGACTTTACCCGCAGCAAAGGTAAAGAGGTGATGGAGAGCTTCATCAAAGCGGAAAACAACGGCAAGAACATCTGCATGGTTTACGCCCATAACGACGACATGGTGATCGGCGCGATTCAGGCGATCAAAGAAGCGGGCCTGAAACCGGGCAAAGATATCCTGACCGGCTCCATCGACGGCGTGCCGGATATCTATAAAGCGATGATTGACGGCGAAGCGAACGCCAGCGTCGAGCTGACACCAAACATGGCCGGCCCGGCGTTTGATGCCCTTGAGAAATTCAAGAAAGACGGCACCAAACCTGAGCAGCTGACCATCACCAAATCTACCCTCTACCTGCCAGACACGGCGAAAGAAGAGTTAGAGAAGAAGAAAAACATGGGCTACTAA
- the ytfR gene encoding galactofuranose ABC transporter, ATP-binding protein YtfR, with translation MTQEQHQEILRTEGLSKFFPGVKALDNVDFSLRRGEIMALLGENGAGKSTLIKALTGVYHADRGTIFLEGNAISPKNTAHAQQLGIGTVYQEVNLLPNMSVADNLFIGREPRRFGLLRRKEMEARATRLMESYGFSLDVREPLNRFSVAMQQIVAICRAIDLSAKVLILDEPTASLDTQEVEMLFTLMRQLRDQGVSLIFVTHFLDQVYQVSDRITVLRNGSFVGCRETRELPQIELVKMMLGRELDTHALQRAGRTLLSDKPVAAFKDFGKKGTITPFNLEVRPGEIVGLAGLLGSGRTETAEVIFGIKPADSGSAMIKGKPQTLRSPHQASCLGIGFCPEDRKTDGIIAAASVRENIVLALQAQRGWLRPIPKREQIAIAERFIRQLGIRTPSTEQPIEFLSGGNQQKVLLSRWLLTKPQFLILDEPTRGIDVGAHAEIIRLIETLCADGLALLVISSELEELVGYADRVIIMRDGKQVAEIPLDELSVPAIMNAIAA, from the coding sequence ATGACTCAAGAACAACACCAGGAAATCCTCCGAACCGAAGGATTAAGCAAATTCTTCCCCGGCGTGAAAGCGCTGGATAACGTCGATTTCAGCCTGCGTCGCGGTGAAATCATGGCGCTGCTCGGGGAAAACGGCGCCGGGAAATCGACGCTGATCAAAGCCTTGACCGGGGTGTACCACGCCGATCGCGGCACCATTTTTCTGGAAGGCAACGCCATCTCCCCGAAAAATACCGCCCACGCCCAGCAGCTGGGTATCGGGACGGTCTACCAGGAAGTGAACCTGCTGCCGAACATGTCGGTGGCGGATAATCTGTTTATTGGCCGTGAGCCGCGCCGCTTCGGCCTGCTGCGCCGAAAAGAGATGGAAGCGCGCGCCACCAGGCTGATGGAATCCTACGGTTTCTCCCTTGATGTGCGCGAGCCGCTGAACCGCTTTTCGGTGGCGATGCAGCAGATTGTCGCCATTTGCCGGGCGATCGATCTCTCCGCCAAAGTGCTGATCCTCGACGAACCCACCGCCAGCCTCGATACCCAGGAAGTGGAAATGCTGTTTACCCTGATGCGCCAGCTGCGCGATCAGGGCGTGAGTCTGATCTTCGTCACCCACTTCCTCGATCAGGTTTATCAGGTCAGCGATCGCATTACCGTCCTGCGCAACGGCAGTTTTGTTGGCTGCCGCGAAACCCGCGAGCTGCCGCAGATCGAGCTGGTCAAAATGATGCTGGGCCGTGAGCTGGACACCCATGCGCTGCAGCGCGCAGGCCGCACGCTTCTGAGCGATAAACCCGTCGCCGCGTTCAAAGATTTTGGTAAAAAAGGCACCATCACGCCGTTTAACCTGGAAGTGCGCCCCGGCGAAATCGTCGGTCTGGCGGGCTTATTAGGGTCAGGGCGCACCGAAACCGCCGAGGTGATCTTTGGCATTAAGCCTGCCGACAGCGGCAGCGCGATGATCAAAGGCAAACCGCAAACCCTGCGATCGCCGCACCAGGCCTCCTGCCTGGGGATCGGTTTTTGTCCGGAAGACCGGAAAACCGACGGGATCATTGCCGCCGCCTCGGTGCGCGAAAACATCGTTCTGGCGCTTCAGGCGCAGCGCGGCTGGCTGCGGCCGATTCCAAAGCGCGAGCAGATCGCCATTGCCGAACGCTTTATTCGCCAGCTCGGCATTCGCACCCCCAGCACCGAGCAGCCGATCGAGTTTCTCTCCGGCGGCAACCAGCAAAAAGTGTTGCTCTCCCGCTGGCTGCTGACTAAACCGCAGTTCCTGATCCTCGACGAGCCAACGCGCGGCATCGACGTCGGCGCGCACGCGGAAATTATTCGCCTGATCGAAACGCTCTGCGCCGACGGTCTGGCGCTGCTGGTCATCTCCTCCGAACTTGAAGAGCTGGTGGGGTACGCCGATCGCGTGATCATCATGCGCGATGGCAAGCAGGTGGCAGAGATCCCGCTGGATGAACTCTCGGTTCCGGCGATCATGAATGCCATCGCGGCATAA
- the ytfT gene encoding galactofuranose ABC transporter, ATP-binding protein YtfT produces MMPRSLPKQGESRRRFSWPTGTPQIVALLLVLVVDSLVAPHFFQIILQDGRLFGSPIDILNRAAPVALLAIGMTLVIATGGIDLSVGATMAIAGATAASMTVAGHSLPVVILAALGTGVLAGLWNGILVSLLKIQPFVATLILMVAGRGVAQLITAGQIVTFDSPQLAWFGSGRLLLFPTPVIIALVTLIVFWLFTRKTALGMFIEAVGINIRAAKNAGVSTRMVVMLTYVLSGVCAAIAGIIVAADIRGADANNAGLWLELDAILAVVIGGGSLMGGRFNLLLSVIGALIIQGMNTGILLSGFQPELNQVVKAVVVLCVLIVQSSRFISIIKGIRGHDKT; encoded by the coding sequence GTGATGCCCCGTTCTCTCCCGAAGCAAGGCGAATCCAGGCGACGCTTCAGCTGGCCCACCGGCACGCCGCAAATCGTGGCGCTGCTGCTGGTGCTGGTGGTCGATAGCCTCGTCGCACCGCACTTTTTCCAGATTATTTTGCAGGATGGCCGCCTGTTCGGTAGCCCCATCGATATCCTGAACCGCGCCGCACCGGTGGCGCTGCTGGCGATCGGCATGACGCTGGTGATTGCTACCGGCGGGATCGACCTCTCCGTCGGCGCAACCATGGCTATCGCGGGGGCGACTGCCGCCTCGATGACGGTCGCCGGGCACAGCCTGCCGGTTGTGATTTTAGCGGCGCTGGGCACCGGCGTGCTGGCGGGGCTGTGGAACGGGATCCTGGTCTCGCTTCTGAAAATCCAGCCGTTCGTCGCCACCTTGATTCTGATGGTGGCCGGGCGCGGGGTGGCACAGCTGATCACCGCCGGGCAGATCGTCACCTTCGACTCCCCGCAGCTGGCGTGGTTCGGCAGCGGCAGGCTGCTGCTGTTCCCGACGCCGGTGATTATCGCCCTGGTGACGCTGATTGTGTTCTGGCTGTTCACCCGTAAAACGGCGCTGGGGATGTTTATCGAAGCGGTGGGGATCAACATTCGCGCCGCGAAAAATGCCGGCGTCAGCACCCGCATGGTGGTGATGCTGACCTACGTGCTGAGCGGTGTCTGCGCGGCCATTGCCGGGATCATCGTTGCCGCCGATATTCGCGGGGCCGATGCCAACAACGCCGGATTATGGCTGGAGCTGGACGCGATTCTGGCGGTGGTGATCGGCGGCGGATCGCTGATGGGCGGGCGCTTTAACCTGCTGCTGTCGGTGATTGGCGCGCTGATTATCCAGGGCATGAACACCGGCATTCTGCTTTCGGGCTTCCAGCCGGAGCTCAATCAGGTGGTCAAAGCGGTGGTTGTGCTCTGCGTACTGATTGTTCAGTCGTCGCGCTTTATTAGCATCATCAAGGGGATACGCGGCCATGATAAAACGTAA
- the yjfF gene encoding galactofuranose ABC transporter, permease protein YjfF yields the protein MIKRNLPLMITLGVFVLGYLYCLTQFPGFASTRVICNILTDNAFLGIIAVGMTFVILSGGIDLSVGSVIAFTGVFLAKAIGFWGISPLLAFPLVLVMGCAFGAFMGLLIDALKIPAFIITLAGMFFLRGVSYLVSEESIPINHPIYDTLSSLAWKIPGGGRLSVMGLLMLGVVVIGMFLAHRTRFGNQVYAIGGSATSANLMGISTRSTTIRIYMLSTGLATLAGIVFSIYTQAGYALAGVGVELDAIASVVIGGTLLSGGVGTVLGTLFGVAIQGLIQTYINFDGTLSSWWTKIAIGILLFIFIALQRGLTVLWENRLSSPVTRVSTTTLNR from the coding sequence ATGATAAAACGTAACTTACCGCTCATGATCACCCTGGGCGTTTTCGTGCTGGGCTATCTCTACTGCCTGACGCAATTCCCCGGTTTCGCCTCGACGCGTGTGATCTGCAACATTCTGACGGATAACGCGTTTCTCGGGATCATCGCCGTCGGCATGACCTTTGTGATCCTCTCCGGCGGGATCGATCTCTCCGTCGGGTCGGTGATCGCTTTCACCGGCGTGTTCCTCGCCAAAGCGATCGGGTTCTGGGGGATCTCGCCGCTGCTGGCCTTCCCGCTGGTACTAGTGATGGGCTGCGCGTTTGGCGCCTTTATGGGGCTGCTGATCGACGCCCTGAAGATCCCGGCGTTTATCATTACCCTCGCCGGGATGTTTTTCCTGCGTGGCGTGAGTTATCTGGTGTCGGAAGAGTCGATTCCGATTAACCATCCGATCTACGACACGCTCTCCAGCCTGGCGTGGAAAATCCCCGGCGGCGGGCGTCTGAGCGTAATGGGCCTGCTGATGCTCGGCGTGGTGGTGATCGGCATGTTCCTCGCGCACCGCACCCGTTTCGGCAACCAGGTCTACGCCATCGGCGGCAGCGCGACCTCGGCGAACCTGATGGGGATCTCCACCCGCAGCACCACCATCCGCATCTACATGCTCTCCACCGGGCTGGCGACGCTGGCGGGGATTGTCTTCTCGATCTACACCCAGGCGGGCTACGCGCTGGCGGGCGTGGGCGTTGAACTGGACGCGATTGCGTCGGTGGTGATTGGCGGCACGCTACTGAGCGGCGGCGTCGGAACGGTGCTCGGCACGCTGTTTGGCGTGGCAATCCAGGGGCTGATCCAGACCTACATCAACTTTGACGGAACGCTGAGTTCGTGGTGGACCAAAATCGCGATTGGGATTCTGCTGTTCATCTTTATCGCCTTGCAGCGTGGCCTGACAGTGCTGTGGGAAAACCGCCTCAGCTCGCCTGTGACGCGCGTTAGCACCACAACGCTCAACAGATAA